The Sphaerisporangium siamense genome includes the window ACTGGGGTTGGAAGAGTTGAGTTCCGTGAACTCTCCGAGACCGAACACCGGGTGCCGCTTGCGGATCTCGATCATCTTCTTCGTGAAGTGCAGCAGCGACCCGGCGTTCTTCTGCTGCGCCTCGACGTTCAGCGCCTGGTACCCGTAGATCGGGTCCATGATCACCGGTAGGTAGAGCCGGCCGGGGTCGCAGTCGGAGAACCCGGCGTTGCGGTCGGGCGTCCACTGCATGGGCGTGCGGACGCCGTCGCGGTCGCCGAGCCAGATGTTGTCGCCCATGCCGATCTCGTCGCCGTAGTAGAGCACCGGGCTGCCCGGCAGGCTCATCAGCAGGGCGGTGAACAGCTCGATCTGGTTGCGGTCGTTCTCCAGCAGCGGGGCGAGGCGGCGGCGGATGCCGACGTTGGCCCGCATGCGCGGGTCCTTGGCGTACTCGGTGTACATGTAGTCGCGCTCTTCGTCGGTCACCATCTCAAGGGTGAGCTCGTCGTGGTTGCGCAGGAAGATGCCCCACTGGCAGTTCTCGGGGATCTTGGGTGTCTGGGCCATGATCTCGGAGATCGGGTAGCGGGTCTCGCGGCGCACGGCCATGAAGATGCGCGGCATGAGCGGGAAGTGGAACGCCATGTGGCACTCGTCGCCGCCGGTGACCGGGTCGCCGAAGTACTCGACGACGTCGGCGGGCCACTGGTTGGCCTCGGCGAGCAGCACGCGGTCGGGGTACAGGCGGTCCACCTCGCGCCTGACCCGCTTGAGGTAGGCGTGGGTCGGCGCCAGGTTCTCGCAGTTGGTGCCCTCCTGCTCGAACAGGTAGGGGACCGCGTCGAGGCGGAAGCCGTCGATGCCGAGGTCGAGCCAGAACCGCAGGACCTCCAGCATGGCGTCCTGGACGGCCGGGTTCTCGTAGTTCAGGTCCGGCTGGTGGTGGAAGAACCTGTGCCAGTAGTACTGGCCCCGGACCGGGTCGTAGGTCCAGTTGGACGCCTCGGTGTCGATGAAGATGATGCGGGCGTCGCTGTATTCGTCGCTGTTGTCGGACCAGACGTAGAAGTCGCCGAACGGCCCGGTGGGGTCGTGGCGGGACGCCTGGAACCAGGGGTGCTGGTCGCTGGTGTGGTTCATGACCAGGTCGGCGATGACCCGCATTCCCCGCTTGTGCGCCTCGTCGACGAGCTTGATGAAGTCCCCCAGGTCTCCGAAATCCGGGAGGATCTTCATGAAGTCAGAAATATCGTATCCGCCGTCTTTGAGGGGAGATTCGTAGAGCGGCAGGAGCCACAGGCAGTCGACGCCGAGCCACTGGAGGTAGTCCAGCTTGTTGATCAGGCCCCGGATGTCTCCGGTGCCGTCGCCGTTCGAGTCCGCGAACCCTCGGATGAGGACCTCGTAGAAGACGGCACGCTTGTACCAGCGCGGGTCGCGCGGCTTTTCGTGGGTGAAAGTGTCAGGAACCGGCTGAGGCGTCAAGCTCACCTGTGGACTCCCCGCTGTGCTTATGCGCGCGTACGCCGACGCGGCCGGGCGTCTATGACCGGCCGGCCGGCGTCGCTCGCAGTGTGAGGACGTGGGCTGGATTGATATGTGGATCGAGGCGCACGTAGTTGGCATGCCGCCAGTGGTACGACTCGCCCGATAGCTCGTCGTCCACGAGGAACTCCGCGCCCCAATCGAGGCCGAGGCCCGGCATGTCCAAGGTGACCGTCGCCTCGTGCGTGTTGTGCGGATCCAGATTGACGACGACCAGGACCACATCGCCCAGACCGTGCCGTCGTGTGGACGGGTCGTAGGCGCCGGGCAGCCGCTTGGAGAAGCAGATCATGTCCGGGTGGTCGACGCTGTGGAACCGTAGGTTACGCAGTTCCTGGACCGCTGGGTGTGCTCTTCTGAACAAATTGAGGGTCGTGATGAACGGCGCGAGGCTGCGGCCGTCGCGTTCCGCGCCCGCCCAGTCACGAGGCCGCAGCTCGTACTTCTCGCTGTTCAGGTATTCCTCGCTGCCCGGACGCACCGGGGTGCCCTCGGCGAGCTCGTAGCCCGCGTACATGCCCCACGAGGGGGACCCCAGGGCGGCGAGGACGGCCCTGATCTTGAAGGCGGGCACGCCTCCGGTCTGGAGGTATTCGTGCAGGATATCCGGGGTGTTCACGAAGAGGTTCGGCCGCAGGTAGTGGCTCGTCTCATGGGACAGCTCGGAGAAGTAGCTCTCCAGCTCCCCGGCGGCGGTCCGCCACGTGAAATAGGTGTAGGACTGGTGGAAGCCGACCTTGGCGAGGGCGCGCAGCATCGGGGGCCTGGTGAACGCCTCCGACAGGAACACCACGTCGGGGTCGGTGGTGTAGATCTCGCCGAGCAGCCGCTCCCAGAACTCCACCGGCTTGGTGTGCGGGTTGTCGACGCGGAAGATGCGCACGCCGTGGTCGATCCAGTGGCGCACGACCCGCAGCACCTCGGCGTAGATGCCCTCGGGGTCCTTGTCGAAGTTCAGCGGGTAGATGTCCTGGTACTTCTTCGGAGGGTTCTCGGCGTAGGCGATCGACCCGTCGGCGCGGATCGTGAACCACTCCGGGTGCTCCTTGACCCACGGATGGTCGGGGGAGCACTGCAGCGCCAGGTCCAGCGCGACCTCCAGGCCCAGCTCCCCGGCACGCTTCACGAAGGCGTCGAAGTCCTCCATGGTGCCGAGGTCGGGGTGGATCGCGTCGTGGCCGCCCTCCGCGGCGCCGATCGCCCACGGGGAGCCCACGTCGTACGGCTCGGGGTGCAGGGTGTTGTTGCGGCCCTTGCGGTAGGCGTCGCCGATGGGGTGGACGGGCGGCAGGTAGACGACGTCGAAGCCCATGGCGGCCACGGCCGGCAGCCGCTCGGCGGCCGTCCGGAAATTTCCGGACTTGGGGGGAACGTCCTGCTCGATCACCGCGCCCTCGGAGCGAGGGAACAGCTCGTACCACGAGCCGAACAGCGCACGGCGGCGATCCACCCGGACCCGGTAGCGTGGCCCCCGCGTGACCAGGTCGCGCAAGGGATGGGCGGTCAGGGCGCTCGCGACGTCCGGGAGCTGCGCGTACGACAGGCGCGCCCGCGGGTCGAGCTCGTCGTCGCGCAGGCGGTCCGCCACCTCCTGCAGCGCGGCGCGGTGGGCGCAGTCGTCGCACCCCGCCTGCCGGACGCCCTTCGCGGCCCGCTCGAAGACGCGGGCCCCCTCCTCGCACATCAACTCGACGTCGATGCCCCGGGGGATCTTGATGCCCGCGTCGTGCAGCCAGGTGGCGACCGGGTCGCTCCAGGCCTCGACGCGGAACTGCCAGGTGCCCTCCGTGGGCAGCGTCACCTCCACCGACCACCGGTCGGTCCCCGGCTCGCCTTCCCGCATCAGCAGGAGCGGCCTTCGAACGCCGTCCGGGTCGAAGAGCACGACCCCGGCCGCCACCGCGTCGTGTCCCTCACGGAACACGACGGCGCTTATCTCGAAAGTCTCGCCCGCCGCGGATTTCGCGGGCCACCGCCCGCAATCGACGACTGGGTGAATGTCCTGTATTGGGATTCGTCCGATCATCGCGTCTCAAGGTAGCGGCGACGCACCGGGCGTCACCGGGAATTGTGAGGGCAAGGATTGATCTTTGCTTCCGGTAGGTTCCCGGGCACGGCGCCTGGGATATGCGGGCATGGTCGGCTCCGGCCGGGAGTGACCGTGCCATCCCGAGTCCGGAGAGGTAGAGGTGAGGCTCTTACATGGGACTGCCCCCATAGTCCATCCTCAAGCATCCCCGGGGGAAGTTAGGGGCCCACGGCGCGCCTTTTCTCCATCATGTTGCCGGTGTGCGCGACAGTCGTACATGATCGAGTTGAGATCACTGTGCCGTGTCGGCTTTAGTGAGGTTTGAGCATGTTGGCTAGTGGTGAGAGCGAATCGCAGTACATCTGGCAGACGCGAAGAGCGTTCCGGTCGCGCGTCGTGGCGCTGAGTAACTAGGGTCTGGCCCCGTGAGAGCAATCCGCAGATTCACCGTCCGTACCGTCCTTCCCGCAGAGCTGGCCGCCTTGGGCGAGCTGGTGCACAACCTGCGCTGGTCCTGGCATCCCGAGACCTTGGACCTCTTCGCGGAGGTGGACCCAGCCACCTGGGAGCGGGTCGGCCACGACCCGGTCGCCCTACTGGGAGCGGTGGAAGCCGACAGGCTCGCCGAGCTGGCACGTGATCGCAGATTCCTCCGCAGGCTG containing:
- the treS gene encoding maltose alpha-D-glucosyltransferase, which codes for MSLTPQPVPDTFTHEKPRDPRWYKRAVFYEVLIRGFADSNGDGTGDIRGLINKLDYLQWLGVDCLWLLPLYESPLKDGGYDISDFMKILPDFGDLGDFIKLVDEAHKRGMRVIADLVMNHTSDQHPWFQASRHDPTGPFGDFYVWSDNSDEYSDARIIFIDTEASNWTYDPVRGQYYWHRFFHHQPDLNYENPAVQDAMLEVLRFWLDLGIDGFRLDAVPYLFEQEGTNCENLAPTHAYLKRVRREVDRLYPDRVLLAEANQWPADVVEYFGDPVTGGDECHMAFHFPLMPRIFMAVRRETRYPISEIMAQTPKIPENCQWGIFLRNHDELTLEMVTDEERDYMYTEYAKDPRMRANVGIRRRLAPLLENDRNQIELFTALLMSLPGSPVLYYGDEIGMGDNIWLGDRDGVRTPMQWTPDRNAGFSDCDPGRLYLPVIMDPIYGYQALNVEAQQKNAGSLLHFTKKMIEIRKRHPVFGLGEFTELNSSNPSVLAFVRELGDDRVLCVNNLSRFPQPVELDLRRFEGVTPVECTGGVPFPPIGELPYLLTLPGHGFYWFTLPPTSAAAEET
- a CDS encoding alpha-1,4-glucan--maltose-1-phosphate maltosyltransferase translates to MIGRIPIQDIHPVVDCGRWPAKSAAGETFEISAVVFREGHDAVAAGVVLFDPDGVRRPLLLMREGEPGTDRWSVEVTLPTEGTWQFRVEAWSDPVATWLHDAGIKIPRGIDVELMCEEGARVFERAAKGVRQAGCDDCAHRAALQEVADRLRDDELDPRARLSYAQLPDVASALTAHPLRDLVTRGPRYRVRVDRRRALFGSWYELFPRSEGAVIEQDVPPKSGNFRTAAERLPAVAAMGFDVVYLPPVHPIGDAYRKGRNNTLHPEPYDVGSPWAIGAAEGGHDAIHPDLGTMEDFDAFVKRAGELGLEVALDLALQCSPDHPWVKEHPEWFTIRADGSIAYAENPPKKYQDIYPLNFDKDPEGIYAEVLRVVRHWIDHGVRIFRVDNPHTKPVEFWERLLGEIYTTDPDVVFLSEAFTRPPMLRALAKVGFHQSYTYFTWRTAAGELESYFSELSHETSHYLRPNLFVNTPDILHEYLQTGGVPAFKIRAVLAALGSPSWGMYAGYELAEGTPVRPGSEEYLNSEKYELRPRDWAGAERDGRSLAPFITTLNLFRRAHPAVQELRNLRFHSVDHPDMICFSKRLPGAYDPSTRRHGLGDVVLVVVNLDPHNTHEATVTLDMPGLGLDWGAEFLVDDELSGESYHWRHANYVRLDPHINPAHVLTLRATPAGRS